Sequence from the Mesotoga infera genome:
TCGGAAGAAAAAAACGTCCAGGAAGCAAGATTATTCACAAGTCTGTCCGTTGACGCATCCTTCTTTCAACATCCCTCTTCGCGATATCCTCGCGCTTGTCGAAAAGTCTCTTTCCCTTTGCGAGTGAAATCTCAACCTTAGCCTTTCCCTTGTCGTTGAAGTAGATTCTCAGAGGGATAATTGTCAATCCCTTTTCCTTGATCTTCTGATCGAGCCTCAGTATCTCCTTCCTATGCATAAGAAGCCTTCGCTTTCTGCGCGGCTCGTGAT
This genomic interval carries:
- the smpB gene encoding SsrA-binding protein SmpB; protein product: MKTVVTNKKARFQYHLMDSYEAGIELVGTEVKSLRLGGASLIDAYCKIENGEIFLMECNISQYTHGNVWNHEPRRKRRLLMHRKEILRLDQKIKEKGLTIIPLRIYFNDKGKAKVEISLAKGKRLFDKREDIAKRDVERRMRQRTDL